The Coleofasciculaceae cyanobacterium genome window below encodes:
- a CDS encoding collagen-like protein, with the protein MQVRFLSKLTLFITILIFPQFITSTSTSSQSLLCSSVLAENITSLGEDGDDGETGEKGMNGRNSDNLTVFADGSSMTLDLTGGKGASGESGVKGYDAFCQQQSEKVEKNLRGADGGNGGDGGDGGTGGNGGSLTVYTTNKEHLKQIYVIAAAGEGGTPGKAGEGGVGCKCDRPYWNEETCFGKPGSSNYSCTTEEFQCTDGYSGKLGRDGRKGRDGQIGTLTLINLDKSLAPDFPEVTAPISELKGRGYTLSRNIWQNKDNASALFAPGSIIADKYKELIARHEHTVLLVWDAPQPVEDFNEQKITLSLKGENDANIFLPDELWLETKKVKRDNLTELFVFNAVHTDDVADLTIDGLFGQGANLELDIFDEAEKSNLIATDFSVKYLVGEPSENKNIFGGSSTTYKTKYQGSIPPQAIVKKGNLFTLKLGQLPIPPEYRQPGLKVEVEVVAKRSLADNSQVKKLSTRTTIEQPGSKSSNQR; encoded by the coding sequence ATGCAAGTACGTTTTTTAAGTAAACTGACATTGTTCATCACGATTTTAATTTTTCCGCAATTTATCACTTCTACATCTACTTCTTCACAATCTTTGCTCTGTTCTTCCGTGCTAGCCGAAAACATAACATCTTTGGGAGAAGATGGCGACGATGGAGAAACTGGAGAAAAAGGAATGAATGGTCGTAATAGTGATAATTTGACAGTGTTTGCCGATGGCTCATCAATGACTTTAGATTTGACTGGAGGAAAAGGTGCTTCAGGGGAATCAGGAGTTAAAGGTTATGATGCTTTTTGCCAACAGCAATCAGAAAAAGTAGAGAAGAATCTGCGCGGTGCGGATGGTGGTAATGGTGGTGATGGTGGCGATGGTGGAACTGGAGGAAATGGCGGTTCTTTAACTGTTTACACTACTAACAAAGAACACCTCAAGCAAATTTATGTCATTGCTGCGGCAGGGGAAGGTGGCACACCAGGAAAAGCAGGTGAAGGGGGAGTAGGTTGTAAATGCGATCGCCCTTATTGGAATGAAGAAACATGCTTTGGTAAACCTGGCAGCTCTAACTATAGCTGCACTACCGAAGAATTCCAGTGTACCGATGGTTACTCAGGGAAGCTAGGGCGAGATGGTCGAAAAGGCAGAGACGGTCAAATCGGAACTTTAACTTTAATCAATCTAGACAAATCTTTGGCTCCTGATTTTCCAGAAGTTACTGCGCCAATTAGCGAACTAAAAGGGAGAGGCTACACTTTATCAAGGAATATCTGGCAGAACAAAGACAATGCTTCTGCTTTGTTTGCTCCTGGGTCAATTATTGCCGATAAATATAAAGAATTAATCGCTCGTCATGAGCATACTGTTCTACTTGTCTGGGATGCACCCCAACCAGTAGAAGATTTTAACGAGCAAAAAATTACTCTAAGTCTTAAAGGAGAAAATGATGCGAATATTTTTTTACCTGATGAGCTGTGGTTAGAAACTAAAAAAGTTAAACGGGATAACCTGACCGAGTTATTTGTCTTTAATGCAGTTCATACCGATGATGTTGCCGATCTAACTATAGACGGTCTATTTGGACAAGGGGCAAACTTAGAGTTAGATATCTTCGATGAGGCTGAAAAGTCAAATTTAATTGCGACCGACTTTTCTGTTAAATACCTGGTTGGCGAACCGTCAGAAAATAAAAATATTTTTGGTGGTAGTAGCACAACCTATAAAACCAAATATCAAGGGTCAATTCCTCCACAAGCGATCGTCAAAAAGGGTAATTTATTTACTTTAAAGCTAGGACAACTACCTATTCCCCCAGAATATCGCCAACCTGGACTAAAAGTGGAGGTTGAGGTCGTTGCCAAACGCTCTTTAGCAGACAATTCCCAAGTCAAAAAACTTTCTACCCGCACTACTATTGAGCAACCAGGTTCTAAGTCTTCAAACCAGCGTTAA
- a CDS encoding dihydroorotase, translating to MSTVVSQEVKKRMELLQQVRIIDPIRQVDRLADVLIIGGKIKAIAERIADYPSQTSIINPSGLVLGAGLTDLYSHSSEPGNEARETLLNLAQAAAAGGFTQVGILPDTFPPIDNTEVLAALQQKRNLLIANSQDMFLPRLHYWGNSCNATNQMNELGELKPEIVGFVSHCDLGSLNVLRQILEYVQPWQKTIAIALHQNELAGSGVVREGDVSIRYGMSGNPGFSEAAIIAAVLEIVAKIPTPVHIMRVSTQRGVELVAAAKARGVPITASTTWMHLLWNSDAVGSYDPNLRLEPPLGDNQDRAALIDGIRQGIIDAIAIDHQAYTYEEKTVPFALAPPGVIGLELALPLLWSRFVDTGKWSALELWQALSSRPRQCIQQESVEIAPEQTADLVLFDPQQTWKVERNNLKTPAANTPWYCQEINGKVIKTWNSNQ from the coding sequence ATGTCAACTGTTGTTAGCCAAGAAGTTAAAAAGAGAATGGAACTACTGCAACAAGTTAGAATTATCGATCCGATTAGGCAAGTAGATCGACTTGCCGATGTATTGATTATTGGCGGTAAAATTAAAGCGATCGCAGAACGAATTGCTGATTACCCATCACAAACTTCAATTATTAATCCCTCGGGTTTGGTTTTGGGTGCTGGTCTAACAGATCTTTATAGTCATAGCTCAGAACCAGGAAATGAGGCGAGAGAAACTTTATTAAATTTAGCTCAAGCTGCTGCTGCGGGAGGGTTTACTCAGGTAGGAATTTTACCTGACACTTTTCCCCCAATTGATAATACTGAGGTTTTGGCTGCTCTCCAGCAAAAACGTAATCTATTAATTGCTAATAGTCAAGATATGTTCTTACCTCGACTGCATTATTGGGGCAATTCTTGTAATGCTACTAATCAGATGAATGAGCTAGGTGAATTGAAACCAGAAATAGTTGGTTTTGTCAGTCATTGCGACTTGGGCAGCTTGAATGTATTGCGGCAAATTTTAGAATATGTTCAGCCTTGGCAAAAGACGATCGCGATCGCTCTGCATCAAAATGAATTAGCTGGGAGTGGAGTAGTCAGAGAAGGTGATGTATCAATTCGCTACGGTATGTCAGGAAATCCTGGTTTTTCTGAAGCAGCGATTATTGCAGCAGTCTTGGAAATTGTGGCAAAAATCCCTACACCTGTTCATATCATGCGTGTCTCCACTCAACGGGGAGTAGAGCTAGTTGCCGCTGCCAAAGCCAGAGGTGTGCCGATAACCGCCAGTACCACCTGGATGCACCTGTTATGGAATAGTGATGCCGTGGGCAGTTATGATCCAAATTTGCGTCTGGAACCACCATTGGGAGATAACCAAGATCGAGCTGCTTTAATTGATGGCATTAGACAAGGAATTATCGATGCGATCGCGATCGATCATCAAGCCTATACTTATGAAGAAAAAACTGTTCCTTTTGCTTTAGCTCCTCCAGGAGTGATTGGCTTAGAATTAGCTTTGCCACTGTTATGGTCAAGATTTGTTGATACTGGAAAATGGTCGGCACTGGAGCTATGGCAAGCTTTGAGTAGTCGTCCTCGCCAATGTATACAGCAAGAATCGGTGGAGATTGCACCTGAGCAAACCGCCGATCTAGTCTTGTTCGATCCTCAACAAACTTGGAAAGTCGAGCGAAATAATCTTAAAACCCCTGCTGCTAATACTCCTTGGTATTGCCAAGAAATTAATGGCAAAGTAATTAAAACTTGGAACAGTAATCAATAA
- a CDS encoding 50S ribosomal protein L25/general stress protein Ctc, with protein MNISVECKSRPEGSKPRALRRGGLIPVALYGHDGANSVSLTIPAKEAQLLLRDAAVNNTLVDLNVPDISWKGKALIREVQAHPWKRTLHHLSFFTVSAKQQVEIVVPVILLGDAAGAKEGGIVEQIMTELNISCAADSIPESIEIDVSNFEIGSVLHVGEIALPKGTEVLDDPERIAITVVLPSKPVETEETEETIETEVIGKSSTAAETTEN; from the coding sequence ATGAACATATCCGTAGAATGCAAATCTAGACCCGAAGGAAGCAAGCCCAGAGCATTACGCCGTGGAGGATTGATTCCCGTAGCTTTATATGGACATGATGGAGCCAACTCTGTATCTCTTACCATTCCTGCCAAAGAAGCGCAACTCTTATTAAGAGACGCAGCGGTAAACAATACCTTAGTAGATCTTAATGTTCCAGACATTTCTTGGAAAGGCAAAGCTTTAATTAGAGAAGTTCAGGCTCATCCATGGAAAAGAACTTTGCATCATCTTAGCTTCTTTACTGTCTCTGCGAAACAACAGGTAGAGATTGTTGTCCCAGTAATCTTATTAGGTGATGCTGCTGGTGCCAAGGAAGGAGGTATTGTTGAACAAATCATGACCGAATTAAATATTAGCTGTGCTGCTGATAGTATTCCTGAATCGATTGAGATTGATGTAAGTAACTTTGAAATTGGTAGTGTTTTGCACGTGGGAGAAATTGCCCTGCCCAAAGGAACTGAAGTTTTAGACGATCCCGAACGCATTGCTATTACTGTTGTTTTACCTTCAAAACCTGTTGAGACGGAAGAAACAGAGGAAACAATAGAAACAGAAGTAATCGGAAAAAGTTCTACAGCTGCCGAGACTACCGAAAATTAA
- a CDS encoding nucleoside phosphorylase, whose product MKYHHIGFSQSDIGLDAPQTVILSGEPERSQFIAQAYLQNVKLLSQYRGLHSYLGNLPNGKPILVATSGMGAPSLSIVVNELVQVGIKRFLRVGTCGSIQPYIPVGDLVISQGCLCRQGAALDIAPVEYPAIADPFLTVALVETARKLNIPCHLGITASVDTFYEGQERSESSANLHLQSWLTGITSTYRQLNILNYEMEAGTLLKMAGVYGFTAACVCAVVAQRTEAETIAVADKETAVKRAIDVAIDTLCHT is encoded by the coding sequence ATGAAATATCATCATATTGGTTTTAGCCAGTCAGATATAGGTCTTGATGCGCCCCAAACAGTAATATTATCGGGAGAACCAGAACGATCGCAGTTTATCGCTCAAGCTTACTTACAAAACGTCAAACTTCTTTCACAATACCGAGGACTTCATAGTTATTTGGGTAATCTGCCTAATGGTAAACCCATCTTAGTTGCTACTAGTGGAATGGGCGCCCCTTCGTTAAGTATTGTAGTAAATGAATTGGTACAGGTCGGAATTAAACGGTTTCTTCGAGTTGGCACTTGTGGTTCAATTCAGCCCTATATTCCAGTAGGAGATCTAGTTATATCCCAAGGATGTTTGTGTCGCCAAGGTGCAGCTTTAGATATAGCTCCTGTTGAATATCCAGCGATCGCCGATCCGTTTTTGACCGTAGCTTTAGTAGAAACTGCACGTAAATTAAATATTCCCTGTCATTTAGGCATTACTGCCTCAGTAGATACTTTTTATGAAGGGCAAGAGAGAAGCGAATCCTCTGCCAACTTGCATCTTCAATCATGGTTAACAGGAATTACTTCTACCTATCGCCAATTGAATATTCTAAATTACGAAATGGAAGCAGGAACTTTGTTAAAAATGGCCGGAGTATATGGTTTCACCGCTGCCTGTGTATGCGCAGTAGTCGCACAAAGAACCGAAGCTGAAACTATAGCTGTTGCCGATAAAGAGACTGCTGTTAAACGAGCTATCGATGTTGCTATTGATACTCTTTGCCATACTTAA
- a CDS encoding DNA phosphorothioation-associated putative methyltransferase translates to MVTLEKFSTIVSSCQQSTIGKHLPSALYVHSDALANLDSVLRDYENQARKLVKNLDRATIIKLGTDRPKVSYLYYPDFDRDPHPQLHQSIVVDLATEQVSVRQYHNSHNPPILHRKETFVGTDYPLYQIFAELTKQEVALGLLDNSRHIGTLQEWTRLLLQQGISLVGHHVACPIDSPLARKQTILIERHKAALKRSELSRPVRIVLEADLFESGTTFFDYGCGYGEDVKQLENLGYSSSGWDPYYRPNANLEPADIVNLGYIINVIEDIAERRQALIKAWELTHKVLIVSAQVLVDDRRRGLVAYGDGLVTNRNTFQKYYEQEELKLYIDQVLGVESVPAGLGIYLVFRHEAEAEFFRASRLYSRLSTPCIQAKVRNFEDYQDLLSPLMDFYTKRGRLPVKGELGSEAAIKAEFRSYQRAFKLVLQATERDEWEAISEKRRQDLLVYLALSKFSGRPTVRKLAPEIKADVKALFGSYKEACTIADILLINVGDLRKIANLCKTSGIGKQLNDAIAVHVSALEKLPPLLRLYEGCASRNFYRLENANIIKLYYNKPKITYLVYPEFDTQAHPALKATMEVDLHNLSVTYHDISDETNPLILHQKDALVAPDYPSYKKFVRLTKKEQKSGLLENCDAIRRLHGWLRCLREHEVKIEGHKLSNQ, encoded by the coding sequence ATGGTAACTCTTGAAAAATTTTCCACAATTGTCTCTAGCTGTCAACAAAGCACTATAGGTAAACATTTGCCTAGTGCTTTGTATGTCCATAGCGATGCTTTAGCCAACCTCGACTCTGTTCTGAGAGACTATGAAAATCAGGCGCGGAAATTAGTTAAAAATCTTGACCGCGCTACGATTATTAAGCTGGGTACAGATCGTCCCAAAGTTTCTTATTTGTATTATCCTGACTTTGATCGCGACCCTCATCCTCAGCTACATCAAAGTATTGTCGTAGATCTTGCCACCGAACAAGTTTCGGTTAGACAATATCATAATTCTCATAATCCGCCAATTCTCCATCGCAAAGAGACCTTTGTTGGCACAGACTATCCTCTCTATCAAATCTTTGCCGAATTAACCAAACAAGAGGTAGCTTTGGGTTTGTTAGATAATTCTCGCCATATTGGAACCCTACAGGAGTGGACACGATTATTGTTACAGCAGGGCATATCTTTAGTTGGTCATCACGTTGCTTGTCCTATAGACTCTCCCCTTGCCCGAAAGCAGACTATTTTAATTGAGAGACACAAAGCTGCTTTAAAACGTTCGGAACTATCTCGTCCTGTCAGAATTGTTTTAGAAGCCGATTTATTTGAGTCAGGCACTACCTTTTTTGATTATGGTTGCGGTTATGGTGAAGATGTTAAACAGCTTGAGAATTTGGGTTACTCCAGTTCAGGCTGGGATCCTTATTATCGCCCTAATGCTAACCTTGAGCCTGCTGACATTGTTAACTTGGGCTATATTATCAATGTTATTGAAGATATAGCCGAAAGAAGACAAGCCCTGATCAAAGCCTGGGAATTAACCCATAAGGTACTGATTGTCTCAGCACAAGTCTTGGTGGACGATCGCCGTCGTGGCTTAGTAGCTTATGGTGATGGTCTAGTCACTAACCGCAACACTTTTCAGAAATATTACGAACAGGAAGAACTGAAACTATACATAGATCAAGTTCTGGGAGTGGAATCTGTTCCTGCTGGCTTGGGCATTTATCTGGTTTTCCGTCATGAAGCTGAAGCCGAATTTTTCCGCGCTTCTCGCTTATATTCCCGTCTTAGTACACCCTGTATTCAGGCTAAAGTCAGAAATTTTGAGGATTATCAAGATTTGTTGTCTCCCTTGATGGATTTTTATACCAAAAGAGGACGATTGCCCGTTAAAGGTGAATTAGGCTCAGAAGCTGCTATTAAAGCTGAATTTCGTAGCTACCAGCGTGCTTTTAAACTAGTCCTTCAGGCTACCGAACGCGATGAATGGGAAGCAATTAGCGAAAAACGTCGTCAAGACCTTTTAGTCTATCTAGCACTCAGTAAATTTAGCGGTCGTCCTACGGTTAGAAAACTTGCTCCTGAGATTAAAGCCGATGTCAAAGCTTTGTTTGGTAGCTACAAGGAAGCCTGTACCATAGCCGATATTTTACTAATTAACGTCGGAGATTTGAGAAAAATTGCCAATTTGTGCAAAACTAGCGGCATCGGCAAACAGCTCAATGATGCGATCGCCGTCCACGTTAGCGCGTTGGAAAAACTGCCTCCCCTACTGCGACTCTATGAAGGTTGTGCTAGTCGTAATTTCTATCGCCTAGAAAACGCTAATATTATTAAGCTTTATTACAACAAACCTAAAATAACCTATTTGGTATATCCAGAGTTCGATACTCAAGCGCATCCTGCTTTGAAGGCAACGATGGAGGTAGATTTACATAATTTATCTGTGACCTATCACGACATATCTGATGAAACTAACCCTCTGATTTTGCATCAAAAAGATGCTTTGGTTGCCCCTGACTACCCCAGTTACAAGAAGTTCGTTCGCTTAACCAAAAAAGAACAAAAGTCTGGTCTACTAGAAAATTGTGACGCGATTCGTCGTCTGCATGGCTGGCTGCGTTGTCTGAGGGAACATGAAGTAAAGATCGAAGGACACAAGCTTAGTAATCAGTAA
- a CDS encoding EAL domain-containing protein, translating to MQPNGENSAIIKAIVSLAHMLNMDVIAEGIETTSQLAQLKLLQCEYGQGFFFSRPLS from the coding sequence ATGCAGCCGAATGGCGAGAATTCAGCAATCATCAAGGCGATCGTTAGTCTCGCCCATATGTTAAACATGGATGTGATCGCCGAAGGCATCGAAACTACTTCGCAATTAGCGCAACTTAAACTGCTGCAATGTGAGTATGGACAGGGTTTTTTCTTTTCTAGACCTTTAAGTTAA
- a CDS encoding tetratricopeptide repeat protein, translated as MKRWLTSLFLIFSVWISGGWIRSAQALPKQTVHLTEQQIAQGEKIAKQAVRAAERGDFARAETYWTSLVEKFPENPAVWSNRGNVRIGQYKLTEAIADFDRSIEIAPKYPDAYLNRGIAYEGKRLWDKAILDYDRVLAISPQDPVALNNRGNAKAGQQNWLEALEDYQQAAIIAPNFAMARGNASLVQYQIGNRSEAIRNMRNLVRKYPMYSDIRAALTAALWVEGQQGEAESNWVAAVGLDSRYQDLDWIINIRRWPPSMVQALERFLNLN; from the coding sequence ATGAAGCGTTGGTTAACAAGTCTATTTTTAATCTTCTCGGTATGGATTTCAGGTGGTTGGATTAGATCGGCTCAAGCATTACCCAAACAAACTGTGCATCTTACAGAGCAACAAATTGCGCAAGGGGAAAAAATTGCCAAGCAAGCAGTTCGCGCAGCAGAACGGGGTGATTTTGCTAGGGCAGAAACCTATTGGACATCATTAGTGGAAAAGTTTCCTGAGAATCCTGCTGTGTGGAGTAACCGCGGTAATGTTCGCATTGGTCAATATAAACTTACAGAAGCGATCGCGGATTTTGATCGTTCTATTGAAATTGCGCCTAAATATCCTGATGCCTATCTCAATCGCGGTATTGCTTATGAAGGCAAAAGACTTTGGGATAAGGCGATCTTAGATTACGATCGCGTATTAGCTATTAGTCCTCAAGACCCAGTAGCGTTAAACAATCGAGGAAATGCTAAAGCAGGACAACAAAATTGGCTAGAGGCTTTAGAAGATTATCAACAGGCAGCCATTATTGCTCCCAACTTCGCTATGGCACGGGGTAATGCTTCTCTAGTACAATATCAAATCGGCAATCGTTCTGAAGCTATCCGTAATATGCGGAATTTAGTTCGTAAATACCCCATGTATTCAGATATACGCGCTGCACTAACAGCAGCTTTGTGGGTTGAAGGGCAACAAGGCGAAGCCGAAAGTAATTGGGTTGCAGCAGTAGGTCTAGATAGCCGCTACCAAGATTTGGACTGGATTATCAACATCCGTCGCTGGCCACCATCAATGGTTCAAGCACTAGAAAGATTTTTAAATCTTAATTAA
- a CDS encoding adenylosuccinate synthase: protein MANVIVIGAQWGDEGKGKITDLLSRSADVVVRSQGGVNAGHTVVVAGQTFKLHLIPSGILYPKTECIIGSGTVIDPQVLIEEIEQLKALGVTVDNLYVSQTAHITMPYHRKIDQASEESRGEYKIGTTGRGIGPTYADKSERTGIRVLDLMNPEHLHQQLSWTINYKNVILEKLYNLPPLDSEKVIEEYLKYAEFLKPFVIDSSLKIYEAVREKKNILFEGAQGTLLDLDHGTYPYVTSSNPIAGGACVGAGVGPTTIDRVIGVAKAYTTRVGEGPFPTELKDNVGELLGNLGAEFGTTTGRRRRCGWFDAVIGRYAVRINGLDCLAITKLDVLDELEEIKVCVAYEIDGEICNHFPTNASHFANCKPVFQTLPGWQQSTTGCRSLSDLPEKALNYLKYMAELMKVPIAIVSVGPSRDQTIIVEDPIHGPKRALLDADGIPVG from the coding sequence TTGGCTAATGTTATCGTGATCGGAGCCCAATGGGGTGACGAAGGAAAAGGAAAAATAACCGATCTACTTAGTCGCTCGGCAGATGTCGTAGTACGCTCTCAAGGGGGAGTAAATGCAGGACATACAGTTGTTGTAGCTGGACAAACTTTCAAACTACACTTGATTCCCTCAGGAATTTTATATCCTAAGACAGAATGTATTATTGGTTCTGGAACAGTAATAGATCCTCAAGTGTTAATCGAAGAAATAGAGCAGCTAAAGGCTTTGGGAGTGACAGTAGATAATCTATATGTATCTCAGACGGCTCATATAACCATGCCCTATCATCGCAAGATAGATCAGGCATCGGAAGAAAGCAGAGGAGAATATAAAATTGGTACCACGGGTCGAGGAATTGGCCCGACTTATGCTGATAAATCAGAGCGAACTGGCATTCGGGTTTTAGATTTGATGAACCCCGAACATTTGCATCAGCAACTTAGCTGGACGATTAATTATAAAAACGTAATTTTAGAAAAACTATATAATTTACCTCCTTTAGATTCAGAGAAAGTAATTGAAGAGTATCTAAAATATGCTGAGTTTTTGAAGCCTTTTGTAATCGATAGTTCACTCAAAATTTATGAAGCGGTACGAGAGAAAAAAAATATTCTGTTTGAAGGAGCGCAAGGAACTTTACTCGATTTAGATCATGGTACTTATCCTTATGTTACTTCTTCTAATCCTATTGCAGGAGGAGCCTGTGTTGGCGCAGGAGTAGGCCCTACTACTATAGACAGAGTAATTGGGGTTGCCAAAGCCTACACTACTCGGGTTGGAGAAGGTCCTTTTCCCACCGAGTTAAAAGATAATGTGGGTGAATTATTAGGAAATTTAGGAGCAGAATTTGGTACTACTACTGGTCGCCGTCGTCGCTGTGGTTGGTTTGATGCGGTGATTGGTCGTTATGCCGTACGGATTAACGGTTTAGATTGTCTGGCAATTACCAAACTAGATGTACTAGACGAGTTAGAAGAAATTAAAGTCTGTGTAGCATACGAGATTGACGGCGAAATTTGTAATCACTTTCCTACCAACGCCAGTCATTTTGCCAACTGTAAACCAGTTTTCCAGACTCTACCAGGATGGCAACAATCTACTACCGGCTGTCGTTCTCTCTCAGATCTACCGGAAAAAGCGCTGAACTATCTCAAATATATGGCCGAATTGATGAAAGTTCCTATTGCTATTGTTTCTGTAGGACCAAGCCGCGATCAGACAATTATTGTCGAAGATCCAATTCATGGTCCTAAAAGAGCTTTGCTCGATGCAGACGGAATTCCTGTAGGCTAG
- a CDS encoding EAL domain-containing protein has protein sequence MYSAKEQGKARYEVFDYSLRDRALQRLELETDLHRALERREFEVYYQPITLALGILSGFEALARWNHPTKGSIGPTDFIPICEETGLIVPLGNWLLQEACQTARNWQLKYPEHPTIKMSVNLSAQQFREPQLIQEVEKVLAQTGLKGKFLKLEITESILIDNLETVTEIILNLRKQNIQFSIDDFGAGYSSLSLFTSFSC, from the coding sequence ATGTATAGTGCCAAAGAACAGGGTAAGGCACGCTATGAAGTTTTCGATTATTCACTGCGCGATCGCGCTTTACAAAGACTAGAGTTAGAAACAGACCTCCACAGAGCCTTAGAACGAAGAGAGTTTGAAGTGTATTATCAGCCGATTACTTTGGCATTAGGTATTTTATCTGGTTTTGAGGCATTAGCACGCTGGAATCATCCCACCAAAGGTTCAATTGGTCCTACAGATTTTATTCCTATTTGCGAAGAAACTGGTTTAATCGTTCCCTTGGGTAACTGGCTGCTTCAAGAAGCCTGCCAAACTGCACGCAATTGGCAGCTAAAATATCCCGAACATCCAACAATTAAAATGAGCGTCAATCTCTCTGCCCAGCAATTTCGCGAACCACAATTAATTCAGGAAGTCGAAAAGGTTTTGGCGCAGACGGGTTTGAAAGGTAAGTTTCTCAAGCTAGAAATTACTGAAAGTATCTTGATTGATAATCTAGAAACGGTCACAGAAATTATTCTCAATCTCAGAAAGCAAAATATTCAGTTTAGTATCGATGATTTTGGCGCGGGATATTCTTCTTTAAGCTTATTTACATCGTTTTCCTGTTGA